Proteins encoded in a region of the Limanda limanda chromosome 17, fLimLim1.1, whole genome shotgun sequence genome:
- the LOC133022882 gene encoding cysteine protease atg4da-like has protein sequence MNPSMATAHCERLPSAEHEMDDWLFLSSESAGPEVLEVSRDVQEAVDRSKLRSKLVSAWNSVKYGWTLKQKSKFSKSSPVILLGKSYELKDQGERELFRGSFVSLLWLTYRRGFPALAGSSLTTDSGWGCVLRTGQMLLAHGLLLHLMPPEWTWSVTHHAVKDDMDLESRSPHRGQSFQEGPRKRCRKLSLGSLLDRPMEATHRRAVSWFADKPTAPFGIHQLVELGKSSGKKAGDWYGPSIAAHILQKAVAASADLPNLVVYVAQDCTVYVADVKRLCERPPPQSWKSVIILVPVRLGGQDLNPAYITCVKKLLTLQCCIGIIGGKPKHSLFFVGFQDDNLLYLDPHYCQPTVDITKENFPLESFHCKYPRKMSVSRMDPSCTIGFYAKCQKDFESLCTIVTEALSTSTETYPMFIFAEGHSQEHERSNTPTNNITYIQRKDELRRVDTSNSMDEFVLL, from the exons ATGAATCCCAGCATGGCCACGGCCCACTGCGAGCGACTGCCCTCTGCAGAACACGAAATGGACGACTGGCTCTTCCTCTCCTCGGAATCTGCTGGGCCTGAGGTCCTGGAAGTGAGCCGGGACGTCCAGGAGGCCGTGGACAGAAGCAAACTCAGGTCCAAGTTGGTCTCAGCTTGGAACAGTGTCAAATATG GCTGGACCTTGAAGCAGAAATCAAAATTCAGCAAGAGCTCTCCTGTGATCTTGCTTGGAAAATCCTACGAGCTCAAGGATCAAG GGGAGAGAGAGCTTTTCCGTGGTTCCTTCGTGTCTCTCCTGTGGTTGACGTACCGACGTGGGTTCCCTGCGCTGGCCGGCTCGTCTCTGACCACCGACAGCGGCTGGGGGTGTGTTCTACGCACGGGGCAGATGCTGTTGGCACACGGTCTCCTCTTGCATCTCATGCCACcag AGTGGACGTGGTCTGTGACCCACCATGCGGTCAAAGATGACATGGACCTGGAGAGCCGCTCTCCCCACAGAGGACAGAGTTTCCAGGAAGGGCCACGTAAAAGGTGTAGAAAGCTGAGCTTGGGTTCCCTCCTGGACAGACCCATGGAGGCCACGCACAGAAGAGCCGTGTCGTGGTTTGCAGACAAACCCACTGCCCCTTTTGGAATCCACCAGCTGGTGGAGTTGGGTAAAAGTTCAGGGAAGAAAGCCGGGGACTGGTACGGTCCTTCCATCGCGGCGCACATCCTCCA GAAAGCTGTGGCAGCATCTGCAGACCTTCCCAATCTGGTTGTGTATGTTGCACAGGATTGCACTG TTTACGTGGCAGATGTGAAGAGGTTGTGCGAgcgccccccccctcagtcCTGGAAGTCCGTCATCATCCTGGTTCCTGTGCGACTCGGAGGACAAGATCTCAACCCCGCCTACATCACCTGTGTCAAA AAACTCTTGACACTTCAATGCTGCATCGGAATCATCGGGGGGAAACCAAAACACTCTTTGTTCTTCGTGGGCTTCCAAG ATGACAATCTGCTGTACCTGGACCCTCACTACTGTCAGCCCACGGTGGATATTACAAAGGAGAACTTTCCCCTGGAG TCTTTTCACTGCAAATATCCCAGGAAGATGTCTGTCTCACGCATGGACCCCAGCTGCACCATTGGGTTTTATGCTAAATGTCAAAAGGACTTTGAATCACTGTGCACAATTGTTACTGAG GCTCTCTCCACATCTACAGAGACGTACCCCATGTTCATCTTTGCAGAGGGACACAGTCAAGAACATGAGCGAAgcaacacacccacaaacaaCATCACCTACATCCAGAGGAAGGATGAGCTGAGAAGAGTCGACACCAGCAACAGCAT